A single window of Luteipulveratus halotolerans DNA harbors:
- a CDS encoding MFS transporter, whose translation MLGTLPAELDTSASTVSWLLTSTLLVAAVTVPILGRLGDMFGKRLMLLVAIGALTVGSLITALTDNVALLIVGRAVQGASAAAIPLGISLLATLMPKERVGSSVALISAMLGVGGALGLPLAGFVAEHADFHALFWITTAAGAATFVGILAVVPESTVRTGGRVDLVGAGLLAVGLVCLMLPLAQSAEGGWGSLRVWGLIAAAAVVLLVFGWTQLRITDPLVDLTALRSRPIILTNLASVLFGFALFASFIGTASFIEAPGSSGYGFGSSLLVGGLALLPSGLAMLALSPVAARLIEVRGAPFTLALGAVIVAAGWLMRIVLSDALWQVIVGATVVGIGTGIGYAAIPSLINAYTPPSEIAAANGLNSLFRSLGSSLASAIGGSILAADTVILGHFAVPSLTAYRELFAVCALASVAAAVIVMLVPRRQPA comes from the coding sequence GTGCTCGGCACGCTGCCGGCCGAGCTCGACACCAGCGCCAGCACCGTCAGCTGGCTGCTCACCTCGACCCTGCTCGTCGCTGCGGTGACCGTGCCGATCCTCGGGCGACTGGGCGACATGTTCGGCAAGCGGCTGATGCTGCTCGTCGCGATCGGCGCGCTCACCGTGGGCTCACTGATCACGGCGCTCACCGACAACGTCGCCCTGCTCATCGTCGGCCGCGCCGTCCAGGGCGCGTCGGCCGCGGCGATCCCGCTGGGCATCAGCCTGCTCGCGACCCTGATGCCCAAGGAGCGCGTCGGCTCGTCGGTCGCGCTCATCAGCGCGATGCTCGGGGTCGGCGGCGCTCTCGGCCTGCCGCTCGCGGGCTTCGTCGCCGAGCACGCCGACTTCCACGCGCTGTTCTGGATCACGACGGCCGCAGGAGCCGCGACGTTCGTCGGCATCCTCGCGGTCGTCCCCGAGTCGACGGTCCGTACGGGTGGTCGGGTCGACCTCGTCGGTGCCGGTCTGCTCGCGGTCGGTCTGGTCTGCCTGATGCTCCCGCTCGCGCAGAGCGCCGAGGGGGGCTGGGGCTCGCTGCGCGTCTGGGGTCTGATCGCCGCCGCCGCGGTCGTCCTGCTCGTGTTCGGCTGGACCCAGCTGCGCATCACCGACCCGCTCGTCGACCTCACCGCGCTGCGCAGCCGCCCGATCATCCTGACCAACCTCGCGTCGGTCCTGTTCGGGTTCGCGCTGTTCGCGTCGTTCATCGGCACGGCGTCGTTCATCGAGGCGCCCGGGTCGAGCGGCTACGGGTTCGGGTCGAGCCTGCTCGTCGGCGGGCTCGCGCTGCTGCCCTCCGGTCTGGCGATGCTCGCGCTGTCGCCCGTCGCGGCCCGGCTGATCGAGGTGCGCGGTGCGCCGTTCACCCTGGCGCTCGGTGCCGTGATCGTCGCGGCAGGTTGGCTGATGCGCATCGTGCTGTCCGACGCGTTGTGGCAGGTCATCGTCGGCGCGACGGTGGTCGGCATCGGTACGGGCATCGGCTACGCCGCGATCCCGTCGCTGATCAACGCCTACACGCCGCCGTCCGAGATCGCGGCGGCCAACGGGCTCAACTCGCTGTTCCGCAGCCTCGGCAGCTCGCTCGCCAGTGCGATCGGCGGCAGCATCCTCGCCGCCGACACGGTCATCCTCGGCCACTTCGCGGTGCCGTCGCTGACGGCGTACCGCGAGCTGTTCGCGGTGTGTGCCCTGGCGTCGGTCGCGGCTGCGGTCATCGTGATGCTCGTGCCGCGGCGGCAGCCCGCCTGA
- a CDS encoding MarR family winged helix-turn-helix transcriptional regulator — translation MSDGERVCDRHPVSNAIFVVARAHRAMMACLLRDLGLHPGQEILLMELWDHDGRSQRQLGEALAVDHSTIAKSVRRLEDAGLVTRARSAQDGRVTVVTLTDAGRALEQRVEQAWAELDRRTTEGMTSEDQTAFVELATAIERRVRDRGDSCSPSPEA, via the coding sequence ATGAGCGACGGCGAGCGCGTCTGCGACCGGCACCCGGTCAGCAACGCGATCTTCGTGGTCGCTCGCGCGCACCGGGCGATGATGGCCTGCCTGCTGCGTGACCTCGGCCTGCACCCCGGTCAGGAGATCCTGCTCATGGAGCTGTGGGACCACGACGGTCGCTCTCAGCGTCAGCTCGGCGAGGCGCTCGCGGTCGACCACTCCACGATCGCCAAGTCCGTCCGGCGGCTCGAGGACGCCGGCCTGGTCACGCGGGCTCGCAGCGCGCAGGACGGCCGGGTCACCGTCGTCACGCTCACCGATGCGGGCCGAGCTCTCGAGCAACGCGTCGAGCAGGCGTGGGCCGAGCTGGACCGGCGTACGACCGAGGGCATGACCTCCGAGGACCAGACGGCGTTCGTCGAGCTGGCGACCGCCATCGAACGACGCGTGCGCGACCGGGGCGACAGCTGCTCGCCGTCGCCCGAGGCCTGA
- a CDS encoding BTAD domain-containing putative transcriptional regulator: protein MLAEALDLWDGASAYDDVPARDAVRAEVDQLAEVRLTALEARVEADIRCGRHRELVSELRRHITETPLREELWRQLMVTLCLSERPAEALQEYQRLRTTLVDELGIEPGPTLQELHRQVLAGEALVVTPAPADQVPAPLSPTSPPEPPPPLSVQVHPVHQLPADVPDFTGRSGQLDLVLHQLRRSEADDRARVVVIHGAPGTGKSTLAVRCGRALADDYPDGQLYLDLSGTAACPRRPEDLLAEVLSAFGVTGTAVPPGLEARAALYRSLMTQRQLLLVLDDAGCSEQVEPLMPPPGHGALLVTTRWQLADLVGSHTVDLHHLSEAESIDLLGRMIGTERVEREPDEAAAIARACDHLPLALRIAGGRLASRPSWSLRVLRTRLEDESGRLTELRLGSLGVRASLELSVRQLPADALRAFRLLGLIGPHTVPGWVVGALLGRRPDHVVDQLVDANLLRLMSSDVNGQPRYRLHDLVRAYAVEDAEHIPLADRRAAVERLLATWLDIVDRVVERLPPSLAQPPCGVAPRMSLPGDEVETLFDDPVHWFDAERLALLGAIELAAEWQLGDACCELAASAAPYFDHRALLEDWTRSHEIALRVSQDHVVGQAMLRRGLAQVQIYRDDFPDAIANLRRAATLFTAADDTLGMALSVAGLATIDRFLGRYDTAETYLREALDLAIAADDGRHLEAQLRSAYGMLLLAQGRPVEARPWFDQALMMCVDLGDEHREAVVLREVSRLHHQLDDSDTALACLDRALEILTVLRDDRCIAYTLVRAGQIHVDRRDVVRAQMSLTGAARLFRRHSTRGDEAECWRLLAQLEADTGDVAAASSYLTRTAELWRSIGADEQADEAEAALHALP from the coding sequence CTGCTCGCCGAGGCCCTCGACCTGTGGGACGGCGCATCGGCGTACGACGACGTGCCCGCGCGGGACGCCGTCCGTGCCGAGGTCGACCAGCTCGCCGAGGTGCGACTGACCGCGCTGGAGGCACGCGTCGAGGCCGACATCCGGTGCGGGCGCCATCGTGAGCTGGTGAGCGAGCTGCGCCGCCACATCACCGAGACGCCGTTGCGCGAAGAGCTGTGGCGCCAGCTGATGGTGACCCTGTGCCTGAGCGAGCGGCCGGCGGAGGCGCTGCAGGAGTACCAGCGACTGCGCACCACGCTCGTCGACGAGCTCGGCATCGAGCCGGGCCCGACCCTGCAAGAGCTGCACCGGCAGGTCCTCGCCGGCGAGGCGCTGGTCGTGACGCCCGCTCCCGCCGACCAGGTGCCCGCGCCGCTCTCGCCGACCTCGCCGCCCGAACCCCCGCCGCCGCTGTCGGTCCAGGTGCACCCCGTCCACCAGCTGCCCGCCGACGTCCCCGACTTCACCGGTCGGTCCGGACAGCTCGACCTCGTCCTGCACCAGCTGCGCCGTTCGGAGGCCGATGACCGTGCGCGGGTCGTCGTCATCCATGGCGCGCCCGGCACGGGCAAGTCAACGCTCGCGGTCCGCTGCGGACGTGCGCTCGCCGACGACTACCCCGACGGCCAGCTCTACCTCGACCTGTCGGGTACGGCGGCGTGCCCGCGGCGGCCGGAGGATCTGCTGGCCGAGGTGCTCAGCGCGTTCGGGGTGACCGGCACGGCCGTACCGCCGGGGCTCGAGGCGCGCGCCGCGCTCTACCGCTCGCTGATGACGCAGCGTCAGCTGCTGCTCGTGCTCGACGACGCGGGCTGCTCCGAGCAGGTCGAGCCGCTCATGCCGCCGCCCGGTCACGGCGCGCTGCTCGTGACGACGCGCTGGCAGCTGGCCGACCTCGTGGGTTCGCACACCGTCGACCTGCACCACCTGTCCGAGGCCGAGTCCATCGACCTGCTCGGGCGCATGATCGGCACCGAGCGCGTCGAGCGCGAGCCCGACGAGGCCGCCGCGATCGCCCGGGCCTGCGACCACCTGCCACTCGCCCTGCGCATCGCCGGCGGCCGGCTCGCGAGCCGCCCGTCGTGGTCGCTGCGGGTGCTGCGTACCCGTCTGGAGGACGAGTCCGGTCGCCTCACCGAGCTGCGGCTCGGCAGCCTCGGCGTACGGGCCAGCCTCGAGCTGAGCGTGCGCCAGCTGCCCGCCGACGCCCTCCGCGCGTTCAGGCTGCTCGGCCTCATCGGCCCGCACACCGTCCCCGGCTGGGTCGTGGGTGCGCTGCTCGGCCGCCGCCCCGACCACGTCGTCGACCAGCTCGTCGACGCCAACCTGCTGCGCCTCATGAGCTCGGACGTCAACGGCCAGCCGCGCTACCGCCTGCACGACCTGGTGCGCGCGTACGCCGTCGAGGACGCCGAGCACATCCCTCTGGCCGACCGACGTGCGGCCGTCGAACGGCTGCTCGCCACCTGGCTGGACATCGTCGACCGTGTCGTCGAACGCCTGCCTCCGAGCCTGGCGCAGCCGCCGTGCGGTGTCGCGCCTCGGATGTCTCTGCCGGGGGACGAGGTCGAGACGCTGTTCGACGACCCGGTCCACTGGTTCGACGCCGAGCGGCTCGCACTCCTGGGCGCCATCGAGCTCGCGGCCGAGTGGCAGCTCGGCGACGCGTGCTGCGAGCTCGCCGCCAGCGCCGCTCCCTACTTCGACCACCGCGCCCTCCTGGAGGACTGGACGCGCAGCCACGAGATCGCGCTGCGGGTGTCGCAGGACCACGTCGTCGGGCAGGCGATGCTGCGCCGCGGCCTGGCCCAGGTGCAGATCTACCGCGACGACTTCCCCGACGCGATCGCCAACCTGCGCCGAGCCGCGACGCTGTTCACAGCCGCGGACGACACCCTCGGCATGGCTCTGTCCGTCGCCGGCCTCGCCACCATCGACCGGTTCCTCGGCCGCTACGACACCGCCGAGACCTACCTGCGTGAGGCACTCGACCTCGCGATCGCCGCTGACGACGGCCGGCACCTGGAGGCGCAGCTGCGCAGTGCGTACGGGATGCTCCTGCTCGCGCAGGGCCGACCGGTCGAGGCCAGGCCGTGGTTCGACCAGGCCCTGATGATGTGCGTCGACCTCGGTGACGAGCACCGCGAGGCCGTCGTGCTGCGCGAGGTCAGCCGGCTGCACCACCAGCTCGACGACTCCGACACGGCCCTCGCCTGCCTCGACCGGGCGCTGGAGATCCTCACGGTCCTGCGCGACGACCGCTGCATCGCCTACACCCTCGTCCGTGCCGGGCAGATCCACGTCGACCGACGTGATGTCGTCCGCGCCCAGATGAGTCTGACGGGCGCGGCGCGGCTGTTCCGTCGCCACAGCACCCGCGGTGACGAGGCCGAGTGCTGGCGCCTGCTCGCCCAGCTGGAGGCCGACACCGGCGACGTGGCCGCGGCGTCGTCGTACCTCACCCGCACCGCCGAGCTGTGGCGTTCGATCGGTGCGGACGAGCAGGCCGACGAGGCCGAGGCGGCGTTGCACGCGTTGCCCTGA
- a CDS encoding NBR1-Ig-like domain-containing protein, with translation MSSPSAARTAAIEEFVARLVQLREDAGRPSFRTMAVRSGAISHATMHDAVRGARMPSWETTVEFAKACGADPRTLRADWKRMDSVVRAAQVRSGPQSVVVPEPQVGDPAPAAPADIEPAPADPAPDTTASGTAAPEAPSEPAGRRSVWTLVGVALLAAALTLVASLGVSALTRGDGPAPAAAYIAPTAVPTATLAGGCPGNGRTTGAHMPRVAGDKGAFVSDVTVPDCSTQPRGRSIVKTWRLKNAGSVAWTGRFLQRINSGEGSRSCRAPDRVAIPDTVPGATVDVSVTVATPHQSATCFARWMQTDSHGNFTFPDQRPYYYSFFVR, from the coding sequence ATGAGCAGCCCCAGCGCCGCCCGCACCGCCGCGATCGAGGAGTTCGTCGCGCGCCTGGTCCAGCTGCGCGAGGACGCCGGCCGACCGTCGTTCCGGACCATGGCTGTCCGCTCGGGCGCCATCTCGCACGCGACGATGCACGACGCGGTTCGAGGCGCCCGGATGCCCTCGTGGGAGACGACGGTCGAGTTCGCCAAGGCATGCGGAGCCGACCCGCGCACCCTGCGCGCCGACTGGAAGCGGATGGACTCCGTCGTACGCGCCGCGCAGGTCCGCAGCGGCCCTCAGTCCGTGGTCGTCCCCGAGCCGCAGGTGGGCGACCCGGCACCCGCCGCGCCTGCAGACATCGAGCCGGCACCCGCCGACCCCGCGCCCGACACCACGGCTTCGGGCACCGCGGCACCGGAGGCGCCCAGCGAGCCGGCCGGTCGGCGTTCGGTCTGGACGCTGGTCGGCGTCGCGCTCCTGGCCGCCGCGCTCACGCTCGTGGCATCGCTCGGCGTCTCGGCGCTCACGCGCGGCGACGGCCCGGCGCCCGCGGCGGCGTACATCGCACCGACCGCAGTGCCGACGGCCACGCTCGCAGGCGGCTGTCCCGGCAACGGTCGCACGACGGGCGCGCACATGCCGCGGGTCGCGGGTGACAAGGGCGCGTTCGTCAGTGATGTGACCGTGCCCGACTGCTCGACCCAGCCGCGTGGCCGGTCGATCGTGAAGACGTGGCGCCTCAAGAACGCGGGCTCGGTCGCGTGGACGGGCCGGTTCCTGCAGCGCATCAACTCCGGCGAGGGCTCACGCTCGTGCCGTGCCCCCGACCGCGTCGCGATCCCCGACACCGTCCCCGGCGCGACCGTCGACGTGTCGGTCACCGTCGCGACGCCACACCAGAGCGCCACCTGCTTCGCGCGGTGGATGCAGACCGACAGCCACGGCAACTTCACCTTCCCCGACCAGCGGCCGTACTACTACTCCTTCTTCGTGCGCTGA
- a CDS encoding dihydrofolate reductase family protein gives MSQRVCANLSVSLDGIAAGHHQTKERPFGNQIGERMDVWMFERTADHQAEVDAIVDAGAFVMGRNMFGPDRGDWDLDWKGWWGDDPPYHAPVFVLAHRERAPIETEGGTTFHFVTDGIESALARAREAAGDRDVAVMGGATTINQYLRAGLIDELSLHILPITVGDGVRIFDGVGEIELKPVSSRTTPEVTHVTWRR, from the coding sequence ATGAGTCAACGCGTGTGCGCCAACCTGTCGGTCTCGCTCGACGGCATTGCTGCGGGCCATCACCAGACGAAGGAGCGTCCGTTCGGCAACCAGATCGGCGAGCGCATGGACGTCTGGATGTTCGAGCGCACCGCCGACCATCAGGCCGAGGTCGACGCGATCGTCGACGCGGGTGCTTTCGTGATGGGCCGCAACATGTTCGGGCCCGATCGCGGTGACTGGGACCTGGACTGGAAAGGCTGGTGGGGAGACGACCCGCCGTACCACGCTCCCGTCTTCGTGCTCGCCCACCGTGAGCGCGCGCCGATCGAGACGGAGGGCGGTACGACGTTCCACTTCGTCACCGACGGCATCGAGTCTGCGCTCGCTCGGGCGCGTGAGGCAGCGGGCGACCGCGACGTCGCGGTCATGGGTGGCGCGACGACGATCAACCAGTACCTCAGGGCCGGCCTGATCGACGAGCTCAGCCTGCACATCCTGCCGATCACGGTCGGCGACGGCGTGCGCATCTTCGACGGCGTCGGCGAGATCGAGCTGAAGCCGGTGTCGAGCCGTACGACGCCGGAGGTCACCCACGTGACCTGGCGGCGCTGA
- a CDS encoding alkene reductase, producing MTLLWTPTTVGAMQLPHRLAMAPMTRDRALPDGTPGPSAARYYAQRASLGLLITEGTQPSEDGQGYLLTPGLHTDEHVRGWREVADAVHAEGGHLVVQLMHAGRLSHPDNTPHGRQSVAPSAIASGTQMFTAEGMKDAPEPRALTTDEVRATVDDFRQAARRAVDAGIDAVEIHGANGYLVQQFLAEASNARTDEYGGSPSARAQFAIQVVRAVVDEIGAARTAIRISPAPAEGGVDHAGIDEGETSREVYRHLIAGIAPLRPAYLHVMHHGDDAFLKEIRELWPTTLIVNRPGRDRDTIADDVDAGLADVVSIGARALANPDLAHRLRTGADLNEPDRASFFGGGDEGYVDYPALTTS from the coding sequence ATGACCCTCCTCTGGACCCCGACGACCGTGGGAGCGATGCAGCTGCCGCACCGCCTCGCGATGGCTCCGATGACCCGCGACCGCGCACTCCCCGACGGCACACCCGGCCCGTCGGCAGCCCGCTACTACGCCCAGCGCGCATCGCTGGGCCTGCTCATCACCGAGGGCACACAGCCCAGCGAGGACGGTCAGGGCTACCTCCTCACGCCCGGACTGCACACCGACGAGCACGTCCGCGGCTGGCGCGAGGTCGCCGATGCCGTGCACGCCGAGGGCGGCCACCTCGTCGTCCAGCTGATGCACGCCGGCCGGCTCTCGCACCCGGACAACACCCCGCACGGCCGCCAGTCCGTCGCGCCGTCGGCGATCGCGTCCGGTACTCAGATGTTCACGGCCGAGGGGATGAAGGACGCCCCCGAACCGCGTGCCCTCACCACCGACGAGGTCCGGGCGACCGTCGACGACTTCCGACAGGCCGCCCGACGGGCCGTCGACGCCGGCATCGACGCGGTCGAGATCCACGGGGCCAACGGATATCTCGTGCAGCAGTTCCTCGCCGAGGCGTCCAATGCGCGCACCGACGAGTACGGCGGATCTCCTTCAGCACGAGCGCAGTTCGCGATCCAGGTGGTCCGTGCGGTCGTTGACGAGATCGGCGCCGCCCGCACCGCGATCCGCATCTCGCCGGCCCCGGCTGAGGGTGGCGTCGACCACGCCGGCATCGACGAGGGCGAGACGAGCCGCGAGGTCTACCGGCACCTGATCGCCGGCATCGCACCGCTGCGACCGGCGTACTTGCACGTGATGCACCACGGTGACGACGCCTTCCTCAAGGAGATCCGTGAGCTGTGGCCCACCACGCTGATCGTCAACCGTCCCGGCCGTGACCGCGACACCATCGCCGACGACGTCGACGCGGGCCTGGCCGACGTGGTGAGCATCGGCGCTCGCGCTCTCGCGAACCCCGATCTGGCACACCGGCTGCGCACAGGGGCCGACCTCAACGAACCCGACCGCGCGAGCTTCTTCGGCGGCGGCGACGAGGGCTACGTCGACTACCCTGCGCTGACCACCAGCTGA
- a CDS encoding RNA polymerase sigma factor has product MDADRLRDLIPQVIAVVVRRGADFASAEDAVQDALVQLLRTDDEPRDPKGWLVTVAWRKFLDATRSESARQARELRVHTEPPPGQAVDVDDTLPLYFLCAHPSLTPASAVALTLRAVGGLTTKQIAEAYLVPESTMAQRISRAKRTIGDHRLDEPGDVGVVLRVLYLVFNEGYSGDVDLAAEAIRLTRRLAAQPSLAGEPEVRGLLALMLLHHARRAARTTAAGALVPLAEQDRTRWDTALIAEGVVVLRGALSQGRPGEYQAQAAIAALHADAQTADETDWPQIVEWYDELAAHTDSPVVRLNRAVAIGEADGPDAGLAALAEVDEATPRRTAAAAYLTEKAGDRRTAARLYAEAAAAATSVAERDHLTKQAARLRHRAD; this is encoded by the coding sequence ATGGACGCCGACCGGCTGCGTGACCTGATCCCGCAGGTGATCGCCGTCGTCGTACGCCGGGGCGCCGACTTCGCGTCCGCCGAGGACGCCGTGCAGGACGCGCTCGTCCAGCTGCTGCGCACCGATGACGAGCCGCGCGACCCCAAGGGCTGGCTCGTCACGGTCGCGTGGCGCAAGTTCCTCGACGCGACCCGGTCGGAGTCGGCCCGGCAGGCGCGCGAGCTGCGGGTGCACACCGAGCCGCCGCCGGGTCAGGCCGTCGACGTGGACGACACGCTGCCGTTGTACTTCCTGTGCGCGCACCCGTCGCTCACGCCCGCGTCAGCGGTCGCACTGACGCTGCGTGCGGTCGGCGGTCTCACGACGAAGCAGATCGCCGAGGCCTACCTCGTGCCGGAATCGACCATGGCACAACGGATCTCGCGTGCGAAGCGCACGATCGGCGACCACCGCCTCGACGAGCCCGGCGACGTCGGTGTCGTGCTGCGCGTGCTCTACCTGGTGTTCAACGAGGGCTACTCCGGTGACGTCGACCTCGCGGCCGAGGCGATCCGGCTGACCCGTCGCCTGGCCGCGCAGCCCTCGCTCGCGGGTGAGCCCGAGGTGCGCGGCCTGCTCGCGCTGATGCTGCTGCACCACGCGAGGCGGGCGGCGCGTACGACGGCCGCGGGCGCGCTCGTACCCCTCGCCGAGCAGGACCGCACCCGCTGGGACACCGCGCTCATCGCCGAGGGCGTCGTCGTGCTGCGGGGCGCGCTCAGCCAGGGCAGGCCCGGTGAGTATCAGGCACAGGCGGCGATCGCGGCGCTGCACGCCGACGCGCAGACGGCGGACGAGACGGACTGGCCTCAGATCGTCGAGTGGTACGACGAGCTCGCCGCCCACACCGACAGCCCGGTGGTGCGGCTCAACCGGGCGGTCGCGATCGGCGAGGCCGACGGACCGGACGCCGGTCTGGCGGCGCTGGCCGAGGTCGACGAGGCGACACCGCGGCGGACGGCTGCGGCGGCGTACCTCACCGAGAAGGCGGGCGATCGGCGTACGGCTGCGCGGTTGTACGCCGAGGCCGCGGCTGCCGCGACCAGCGTCGCCGAGCGCGACCACCTCACGAAGCAGGCGGCCCGCCTGCGCCACCGCGCGGACTGA
- a CDS encoding patatin-like phospholipase family protein translates to MPVEAKRDHAVLRAIQERIRAGSTPTARTDGMRVVLSIEGGGNRGVIAGGMAAVLDEAGLLPAFDAVYGSSAGTLTAAWLLSGHIDAGLEAWTDPPSYARATRRTNVLHGRPPYDVEWLIETYYDQTLGLDADAILANPISLHPLATDAATGASCDLGPLVHDKASLHLAMRASSGLPILAGRPLAFGGRRFLDAGLSESIPLDTPIAAGATHVLALATRPRGSLSNDSRAVQWITDRWMRRHAPGAREAFLQRNSRAGEVAARLEQYAVDASTDPAVLTVRPGEQSPHVGRGETDPAAMRGGADAGVDAMRRVIAHLG, encoded by the coding sequence GTGCCCGTCGAGGCGAAGCGAGATCACGCCGTGCTCCGTGCGATCCAGGAGCGCATCCGGGCCGGCAGCACACCCACCGCACGCACCGACGGGATGCGGGTCGTGCTCTCCATCGAGGGCGGCGGCAACCGCGGCGTCATCGCCGGCGGCATGGCTGCCGTGCTCGACGAGGCCGGGCTGCTGCCGGCGTTCGACGCGGTCTACGGCTCGTCCGCGGGCACGCTCACCGCGGCGTGGCTGCTCAGCGGCCACATCGACGCCGGGCTGGAGGCGTGGACCGACCCACCGTCGTACGCCCGTGCGACCCGGCGCACCAACGTCCTGCACGGCCGCCCGCCGTACGACGTCGAGTGGCTGATCGAGACCTACTACGACCAGACGCTGGGCCTGGACGCCGACGCGATCCTCGCCAACCCGATCAGCCTGCACCCGCTCGCCACCGACGCCGCCACGGGCGCGTCGTGCGACCTCGGCCCGCTCGTCCACGACAAGGCGTCGCTGCACCTCGCGATGCGCGCGAGCTCCGGACTGCCGATCCTCGCCGGGCGACCGCTGGCGTTCGGCGGTCGCCGCTTCCTGGACGCCGGCCTGTCCGAGTCGATCCCGCTCGACACCCCGATCGCGGCCGGCGCCACCCACGTGCTCGCGCTCGCGACGCGTCCGCGCGGCAGCCTGTCCAACGACTCACGTGCGGTGCAGTGGATCACCGACCGGTGGATGCGCCGGCACGCGCCCGGAGCCCGAGAAGCCTTCTTGCAGCGCAACTCTCGCGCCGGAGAGGTCGCCGCACGCCTCGAGCAGTACGCCGTCGACGCCTCGACCGACCCGGCCGTCCTCACGGTGCGACCGGGCGAGCAGTCACCGCACGTCGGTCGCGGCGAGACCGACCCGGCTGCGATGCGCGGTGGCGCCGACGCCGGGGTCGACGCGATGCGACGGGTCATCGCCCACCTCGGCTGA
- a CDS encoding AfsR/SARP family transcriptional regulator, producing the protein MRVRVLGPVAVYDGTAWQRLGGTKLGAVLSRLTAAQGGVVSVDQLIADTWGDRAPRSATTQIHGYVLRLRRMLDDREGRLLATVPPGYRLDLTADDVDAAAFRVLAERGTRGCAAAITSRPPGCSPRPSTCGTAHRRTTTCPRGTPSVPRSTSSPRCD; encoded by the coding sequence ATGCGCGTACGCGTCCTCGGACCAGTCGCGGTGTACGACGGCACGGCCTGGCAGCGTCTCGGCGGCACCAAGCTCGGAGCCGTCCTGTCCCGGCTCACCGCAGCGCAGGGCGGTGTCGTCTCGGTCGACCAGCTGATCGCCGACACCTGGGGTGACCGCGCGCCGCGCAGTGCGACGACCCAGATCCACGGCTACGTGCTGCGCCTGCGCCGGATGCTCGACGACCGCGAGGGGCGGCTGCTCGCGACGGTCCCGCCCGGTTACCGGCTCGACCTCACCGCCGACGACGTGGACGCTGCGGCGTTCCGGGTCCTGGCCGAGCGGGGCACGAGAGGCTGCGCGGCGGCGATCACGTCGAGGCCGCCCGGCTGCTCGCCGAGGCCCTCGACCTGTGGGACGGCGCATCGGCGTACGACGACGTGCCCGCGCGGGACGCCGTCCGTGCCGAGGTCGACCAGCTCGCCGAGGTGCGACTGA
- a CDS encoding YciI family protein has translation MAKYLLLKHYRGAPAAVNDAPMHEWTPEEIDAHMQYMADFAQRLQGTGEFVEEHALAMAGTFVRYDGEGKPPVTDGPFAETKDLIAGWMVIDVDSQERAYALAGELSAAPGKDGKPIHEWLEVRPLLSEQLVSTD, from the coding sequence ATGGCCAAGTACCTGCTGCTCAAGCACTACCGCGGCGCCCCGGCCGCCGTGAACGACGCCCCGATGCACGAGTGGACGCCCGAGGAGATCGACGCCCACATGCAGTACATGGCCGACTTCGCCCAGCGCCTGCAGGGCACCGGCGAGTTCGTCGAGGAGCACGCGCTCGCGATGGCCGGCACGTTCGTCCGCTACGACGGTGAGGGCAAGCCGCCGGTCACCGACGGGCCGTTCGCCGAGACCAAGGACCTCATCGCGGGGTGGATGGTCATCGACGTCGACTCCCAGGAGCGCGCGTACGCCCTGGCCGGTGAGCTGTCCGCCGCGCCCGGCAAGGACGGCAAGCCGATCCACGAGTGGCTCGAGGTGCGGCCGCTGCTCAGCGAGCAGCTCGTCAGCACCGACTGA